The following proteins are encoded in a genomic region of Nicoliella spurrieriana:
- a CDS encoding glycosyltransferase family 4 protein translates to MLLSAVLTPFIRKLAFKVGAEDDPNKRRVNKVPMPTLGGLAIFASYTFATAGLMHNLIPGPQLWGILGGEILIIITGVLDDIYTLNPKQKVLGITLAALFVYFFAHVRMTIITLPLLGSFHLGWLSLPITWIWILAITNAVNLIDGLDGLATGVAIIALTTMGITGMFFLNVGNTYVSIMIFTLVVACVGFLPYNFFPARIYLGDTGSLFIGFMISVFSLNGLKNATFITVIIPVIILGVPITDTVYAILRRVLNRQPISHADKHHLHHRLMQMGLTHRQTVLVIYGIAMIFSFISLLYPISNLWGSILLTIATLIGLELFVESIGLVGKNRQPLLKWIKRVVKNTTSKSNH, encoded by the coding sequence ATGTTACTTTCGGCGGTTTTAACTCCGTTCATTCGGAAACTAGCGTTTAAAGTTGGCGCCGAAGATGATCCGAATAAGCGGCGGGTCAATAAGGTGCCGATGCCCACCCTTGGGGGACTAGCCATCTTTGCTTCCTATACGTTCGCAACGGCCGGATTAATGCACAACTTAATTCCAGGCCCCCAACTATGGGGGATATTAGGTGGTGAAATCCTAATTATCATTACCGGAGTATTAGACGATATTTATACTCTAAATCCCAAGCAAAAGGTTTTAGGAATTACCCTAGCAGCATTGTTCGTTTACTTCTTTGCGCATGTCAGAATGACCATCATCACGTTACCTCTATTGGGCTCATTTCATTTAGGGTGGTTAAGTTTACCAATTACTTGGATCTGGATCTTAGCGATCACGAATGCGGTTAATTTAATTGACGGCTTGGATGGATTAGCTACCGGAGTTGCAATTATTGCCCTCACCACAATGGGAATTACTGGGATGTTTTTCTTGAACGTTGGAAATACATATGTATCCATCATGATTTTTACACTGGTCGTTGCATGTGTTGGATTCTTACCGTACAATTTTTTCCCAGCGCGCATTTATTTAGGCGATACGGGTTCGTTATTTATCGGGTTCATGATTTCAGTCTTTTCACTAAATGGACTAAAAAATGCAACCTTCATTACCGTGATTATTCCAGTAATTATTCTAGGAGTCCCGATTACCGATACCGTTTATGCTATCTTAAGGCGGGTATTGAACCGCCAACCCATTTCACATGCCGATAAGCACCATCTACACCATCGGTTAATGCAGATGGGATTGACCCACCGCCAGACCGTGTTAGTGATTTATGGAATTGCAATGATTTTTTCGTTCATCTCACTCCTTTATCCGATTTCCAATCTATGGGGTAGTATTTTACTCACGATTGCCACTTTAATTGGGCTCGAATTATTTGTGGAGTCCATTGGATTGGTTGGCAAGAATCGGCAGCCGCTTTTAAAATGGATTAAGCGGGTGGTAAAGAACACCACCAGTAAAAGTAATCATTAA
- a CDS encoding YigZ family protein, translating to MEKEQTYLTVKTSGSNEIDIKKSRFIGSVKRVKTEAEAKEFVAQIIEENKSATHNCFAYMVGQDDHIQRKSDNGEPSGTAGLPILDAIKLKQLHDVAVVVTRYFGGIKLGAGGLIRAYSNATTEAINKVGVVERILQTKINIEIEYSLLEQLKYFLEQSDIYIDDIQYGADVTVVVAVPADQIEGFKKQVIELLNDRAKISTGDQEYFEVDYHQGKDRYKKGSIDLK from the coding sequence ATGGAAAAAGAACAAACTTATTTAACGGTTAAAACTAGTGGTTCAAATGAAATTGACATTAAGAAATCCCGGTTCATCGGTAGTGTGAAGCGGGTCAAGACCGAAGCTGAAGCAAAGGAATTCGTTGCCCAGATCATCGAGGAAAATAAATCAGCGACCCATAATTGTTTTGCATACATGGTGGGGCAAGATGATCACATCCAACGTAAGAGTGACAATGGTGAACCATCCGGAACCGCCGGGCTCCCGATTTTAGACGCCATCAAGCTCAAACAACTCCATGATGTTGCGGTCGTGGTTACGAGGTACTTTGGTGGAATTAAGCTAGGGGCCGGTGGATTGATTAGAGCTTATAGCAATGCGACAACCGAAGCAATCAATAAGGTGGGCGTCGTGGAACGAATCCTCCAAACGAAAATCAATATCGAAATTGAATATTCATTGTTGGAACAATTGAAGTACTTTTTAGAACAATCAGATATCTATATTGACGATATTCAATATGGTGCAGATGTTACCGTGGTGGTAGCAGTGCCAGCAGATCAAATTGAAGGGTTTAAAAAGCAGGTCATTGAGCTATTAAATGACCGTGCAAAAATTTCAACTGGTGATCAAGAATACTTTGAAGTGGATTACCATCAAGGTAAGGATCGTTACAAAAAAGGATCAATTGACCTCAAATAA